TTGAACGATCACTGGGCTGCCTCAAATACCAAAATTCAATCATAAAGGTTTATCGACACCgtattattaacatttaaacAGGAAGTTTAGGATAGCTTCTACCTGCACAACGGGCATTAAACCGATCTCATTAGCATTCGATACTTTTGCCTCTTTTTCGGGGTTTATCTTTATATACATGATTAGATTACCGACTTTCGACCGTCTACCGGTTATTTGCATTGGTTAATCAGAGTTCTTAAGCGTATTAGATAGCCTTAGTTACGGTTGCGGTTAGCTTAGGACCTAAAATGGCGTGGTTTTTGATTAGTTTTaggaaaatatacaaaacaaaTGAGAATGCAATAAGTAATTGAAGATATAAACCAAATAGAACCAAACATGCTCAAGCGATGAATAGTGTaaatatacatcattttaGTTTAACCCTAAATGTTTTTACATTTCCAGCTGTTTTTTGGATTAGCAACAATGGGCGAgtgtggtttttgtttttatttacgaGCTATTAGTTTAAAGTgcgtgtgggtgtgtggaTGTGGTGAGTATGGAGTAGCGAGCCAAATGGTAAATTTCAGCCTTGTTTTTGGGTGGTTTGGGTTTGGTTTACGTTTCTGGCGCCAAGacaaaacacaatttaatgggataaatatttttgcattatTCTTTTTTGGTGAGTTATGTTCGcagcacattttttttggatCAAATGTTTGCCTCTCTGTTGATTTGGTTGTTTTTTGTGCGAGCTGAGAACGTttacctgctgctgctgctgctgctgcagttgctgctgcctttGGGCGCGAACGGCAGCATTTTGCAGCACAATGACGGATTCAGTCTTTTCGCGACGCGGTCGCAGGAAATTGAAGTTGGCCAGGGATTTGGAGGGCTTCGGAGCAGCTCCCTTGGTGGCAGTGgttgtagtagtagtagtagttctagcggcagcagcggctcCTGGCTTGCCAGTGGCTGTGGaggctcctgctgctcctggtaGGGCATTCTCCTTGCTcttgctgctgatgctgctgttgTAAATGCTGTTCCTTTGGTACACGGCACTCGATCGCTGCAAGGCCTGCGTGGAGGGCGCcaccgatcccgatcccgcaGCCGTCGTGGTTCCCGAACCACCAGAACCACTCAGCACCGCCGAGTGGCGCTTGGTCAGGGGGAAGAAGTCCGAGTTCTCGCGTCGAAAGCCGCGCACAAAATTCATGGGCAGTCGGGAATCCGAGTCCTGGCGCTTGTGCGCTGTGGAGTTGGAGCTACCACTTCCGCTACCGcttcccgatcccgatcctgATCCTTGTTCTTTGGCAATACTTTGGCTGGCACTTGGTTCCGGCGCCTTCAGCGGCTGATAGCCCCTGGGCACGGGTCTTGTGATGGCCTCCGCCACACTGGCCCGCTGCAGCTTCGTCTCCACCTTCAGCGTGCTCAGCTGGGAGCTCCGGCTGAGGCTGGCCGTGGTGGTGGGACTGCCACGTCCACTGCCCCGCGGACCAGGGCTTCCGTTCTTGGGGAAGAAGCGATCAAAGTCCCAGTCCCTCAGCAAGCTGGATTCCTCACCGCGACGCGACGGTGTCACATTCGCCTGCGATGTGGAGGCGGACTTTTGCAGGCGGTTTATGTTCTGCTCTAGTTTCTATTCGGGGGGACATTTTCGGGTTTCAGGTTCAGGGAGGAGtagtagttgttgttgtggtgaGTACGCAGCAAGAGAAGAATGGTGTTAGGTTGGTCTGGTTTTACTTGAGTACTTAAAGGAGAGCCTCGATCGTCCCCACCCACCACAGCATGGAAAGTTTTTCATGAATTCTGCTCTTCATTCTGGTAGACTTACTAAACGTATACGAGGGTTGATCCAAGTATTCGAAGAATATATATGGGGTGTGTGTgcaaatgtgcatatatatagTATTCATATGTATGTACAATATTTTTCGATCGTGTCAACATTCTATGCACCAGTGCATTTATGTTTATAAACTTGCAAACATCACACACATGGCTCAatcaaaatatacaaaaagaaAAGAGTTGGTaacgaaaatttggaaaattaatttgtacaAAGAAAGGAAAATTCACGAAAAAGATTTCACACTGTTTACGCCATTAAATTActataaaaagaatatatatatgtgtatatagaTCAACTCAAGATTAATTCGAATTCATATAAATTTAGTAGGAAAATCAAATCATATTTTAGGCTAGTCTTAAGTAACTCTTTAGTTGAGAGAACCACAACCAGGTTGAACTTAGTTTATATTACTCTGTTTTGAGATTTAGTTTTAATCTTAGCTTGctgattatttctttttgggtTGGCAGACCTTAACACCCTACAAAAGCTAGATTACAATTTTGTACAATGCATATTCCTGTCCTAACCCTTGCTGATGGCATCTCATcggaaaaatcaaaactaaGAACTAAACTAAACAAAGATTCATACGCATATGTAAGGATATAGAAGTTGACTTTATGGAGTATGTGGAGGGTGCAACTTACGCGCTTCATGATCAGGGTTCGATCTCCGGCCTGATCGTCGTCGTCGGGCGTGGGTGGCAGTGGGCGGTTGGGCGGCCCTCCGCTGCCATGACTCAGGGGCGTTGTCGTGTTGGCGTCCTCGGAGACGGGTCCCAAGCCGGGCCTATATGAAAATTCGGGTCTGAACACAACGAAAACCAAAagaaaagccaaaaacaaatcgaaaacgaaaaaaggGGCGGCAAATCGTTgttgaaaatggaaatgaaatggGAGTGGGCGTGGGTGTGGTTGGGTGTAATTAATGGGTTGTTTAAATAAGTGAGAGACAAGAATGTTGTGAAGTCGGGTTAGTATTCAGAGACAGAGATGATGTGTTCTTCCTAATCAGGGACCGCAAATaggttttatattatattttaacaacCTAATCTCTGAAATTTAATATACTATCAAGTATTACTAATGTTTATGGCGATAATCTTGTGACCAGAACTAAAAATACCATTTTGTGGGTGACTTTGTTTCTATtctaaaacaataaaaacacatttataggaattcaaaaatatactatACCATTTCAGGTACTatcaaaaagtaaaagtacTTGGAAATACCTGATTGCGATCCCTAGTTTTTCTCAATTTCAACCGTGAACTACTTTGCGTCTTCGATTTGTGGAATTTTGCTGCAAACTGTCACGCCCCTTCTTTGCGGTTGCTCTACTTACAGCGGCTTGGGCGGATCGCTGGCCAGTAGGGTTCCATCGTTCCTGGCCCGGTCGTTGGGCTCGTCCGGCTCGCTGTCCGAGTCGCTGCTGTCCAACGGGTCCAGCGGATTCACCGGCTGTCCCAGATGATTGTTCGACTGCTGTGGCAGTGCGGCGGCCGGCTTGGACGAACCGCCTCCGGAGGCCGATCCTCCCGAGGAGGAGAGACCGCTCGACTGGCGATTGTTGCGAGGAGGCGCCTCCGGCtgtgcctgctgctgctgggatcCCTGGCCACCGGCGGCCGTCTGCGGCTGTGGCTGTTGGGAGAAGACCACGCCCAATTCACTTAATTGTGCTGCTAACACATCCAAATGATCCTACAGTTTtacaatacatttttgttcGTTTTTTCGTATTTCAGGGGCAGGAGgatttgtgtgtgtgtagtTGTTGTGTTGTGTATTTTGTTGGGTGTGTGTTGAATTGCACATGATACCACGGTTTTTCGGATTTTGTTTGGGGAATGGGAACGAAAAGTAAGAGAGCATTAGATTGGTTTTTCCTCCGATACGGTACTTATAGATAAAAAACGATCAAACGCACACGCCAGGCGAAAAATGTGGTTTTTTGATCCAGCAGAGCATTACATAGAATCGGTTAGAAAGCTCGGTTGTTAGTCTTTATCTACGTTAGGGGGATGTATATTTCCATTTCGAAACTGCATTAGGAACGCATCAATCAAACGGGAAACTCTATGCTCCAGGAATCAATCTACTTTTGGGGGTTAGTGAGTCGGTTGAGTTATGGTATCTTTACGCTTTGGGAGATTAGTTCTCAAGTGGCACGTGCAAGAGGTGTTGGTTTTCGGGGTTCGAGAGTTACGAGATGGGTTTCGTGTACCTCCATTACAGTAATTTTGACTGAGGTCCAAAAGGGGGGTATTTTCGGGGTTATACACATGGAAAACATTCGACGTATAGAGTGCATTGCAGAACTTTTTGGCATCATGATCTCGGTATGATCTTAAAAAATCTCTTTAATAttgtaatatattaaaattcttctattttttgtattaacATAGGTTCTGAAACGCACCCTATATTGTAATGTATGCAAACTTTATAGGAAACTCAAGCAGTAAGATAAACAGAAAAGATGCGACAGGCTGGAACTGAAAATCGTAGGACATACCTCAGGTCTCCTTGGTGGTAACTGTTGTTGTAGTAGTCATGATTGttgtgtttttaatatcaaGTGTTTGTTTTGTGGTAATCGTGTGCGGTTCGGAGTTCGGAAATCATACGTTGGTTTAACGGCGCAACGGGATGATGTACACATGAGTCAAATCataatatatatcatatacGGGTTATCAATGCATATTGGTATGTGGtatacacacatatatttatatttatatttatagattATGTAGGCGCACAtaacatgaaaataaaagagataTAAATTAGGATAAGATATGGTATGGCATCGACTTTTACATGGTTTACAAATATGGGTTAAACTGAAGCATGGAACTACATGAAGAAGAGCGGGGTTTCAAATTACGGGGCACAGGCAGAGCATCCTTGGGGAATTGTTCGCCCAACCATATAAGCCGGGGAAAGCATTATGCCCCACTGAAAGTCATTGCTCTGGAGACCTCCCCATGAGATCGGATTTCCCGATTGCCGCCCTATCGGCCCTGCCCTTTCGCTGTTAATCTACGCCCGATACGCACCGATGGCTTGAAGTTATTCTGCGAattgcgctgctgctgctgcggcgtcTGTCCCGCCGGCTCGCCGCACTTGGGAGTCGGTGGCAATGGCCGATTGGCGTGCGGCGGATCCGGCACCACGATCAGGCGCTGTGGCGGTCGTGCCGGCGGACCCGGCTCCTCAACCTGCTGGCGCTGTAATGGGTAAACGAGAGgcgtttaatttaattattacattaaatatgaCATCTCCTTACCGATGGCGGTTTCGGCTGGCGATTGGCCTGTGGCTGTTGGGCctgcgcctgctgctgggCGGCCTGCTGGGCCTGTTGCGCTGCATgggctgccgctgctgctgccgccgcctgctgttgctgctgctggagttgCGCCTGAGCCTGGGCGGCGGCGTGGGCGGCAGCCGCCTGAGCCTGGGCCTGGGCCATCaggtgatgctgctgctgctgctgctcggcgGCCAGGCGGCCCTCCTGGATCTGCTGGAAGTTGCGGCGCAACGTATCGCCACCCGGTGCCTGGACAATGGAGCTGTGCTCTCCGGCCAGCTGCGgctcgtcgtcgtcgttgtcgGAGCCCGAGTAGCGATAGTCCTCGCGCTCCTTCTCCTGCTTGCGCTTCTTGCAGCGATCGATGTGATCCTTTAGCTGGATGCGCACCTGGCGATCTGTGGGCTGGTCCTTGATGAAGGCGTGCTTCAGCAGGTTCTCGGTGTAAGGCCGCTGGTGATAGTCCTTAACTGTTGACGAAGTCAGGGGATTAGTTATGGTTCATATGGCATTGTGATAAGTGAATGGAATGAGGGGGGATACCATTAAAGCAGATGACTCACCTAGCACCGTGTCAATAAAGCCGTGGAACTTCTTGGACCACTTCTTCGATTTGAGCCTGGGCGGCGAGTTGCGTGGAATCAGGAAGAGGGCGCGCATCGGATGCAGATCGCAGAGCGGGGGCTGTGACTCAGCCATCTCCAGAGCGGTGATGCCCAGGGACCACAGATCGGAGCGATTGTCGTACGTGGCGTCGGGATTCTCGTCGCAGGCAATGACCTCGGGGGCCATCCAGTAGGGAGTACCTATATGGCGGGGAGAGACGGGGGCCGGGAGCAGAGAAAGAAAGCCAGTTTAGCAGGTAGGTCGATCGACAGTGGCAGGTGACTCATTTAGCTCACCGATGAATGTGTTGCGCCGGCCTATCGTGCGATCCAGCTGGGCGGACACACCAAAGTCCACCAGCTTCACCTCGGCGTTGTCCGTGAGGAGCACATTCTGCCCCTTGATGTCGCGATGGATGACTTTGTTCGAGTGCAGGTAGCTCAGGCCCCGCAGTATTTCGCGGCAAATGTACGCGATCCACTCCTCCTTCAGGCTCTGACCCTTGGTGGACTTGACCAGATCCGTGACCGATCCGGCACCGCAGTACTCCATCACCAGCCAGAGCTGATCGTCCTTGCCGGGCGGCGACTTCTTGATAAAGGCTCCGTAGTAGGTGGCGATGTTGCGGTGATTCGAGTATTTCTTTAGCACATTGATCTCCAGCTTGATCTCCTCCTCTTCGTCCTCGGTGACGTCCATCACCTTTATGGCAGCCAATTGACCAGTCTTCGTGTGACGGCCCTGTTAGGAAGGAAACATAGGTTGAGTAATCTTTGCCAAGAACATGTATTCAAACTATTATTAGCAAGTTTTAATTGTTCTGAGAATCAAGTATCAAGTTatgtataattaattttatatttaaatgtttttcaacaattttgttcattaaatatgtattttataaaagagAAATTAAATGACGAATTGCTTTTCTTATCGGTCATATAGGTCATACTGCTTTGGAAATTCATAGGCTAATAATTTGTCtttctttatatttaatagGAAATGAAAAGCATATTTAAAAGATTAGAGCCTCCCCAGAGGCAAGAATCCGAACCGATTTGGTCTTGAGCATTGGCAATGATCGAGGTCAGGCTGGGTTGGCGTTTCCAGAACTCGGTTCATTACGGCATTGAGGCTGTTTAATGCACTTCAGCACCCTCCATTATGCTCTCGACGACAACAAGACGATGACGCTGGCGACGACCATGGAGGCGTTGGCTAGTGCagccatatatatatgccatatattctatatattttatatagtcTGTGGGTCGGTGACGCCTCCCCAGCCCCCGCCGGTCGTCAACCGAGTGCGACGCATAAAAAGTGATTAAGTAAACAAAAGCAGCCGCAACAGCATCATCGGCATCGACTCCAATGGAATCAAACAATAGAACGCAACGTGGAGGGAGCTGGAGGAGCAAGTGGAGGGCAGAGAACTCTGTCTGGAGAGGAGCATCAACCTCGAGTGGGGTAATGTGTCTGCTCAATCAGAGTGTCAAGTAGTTAAGGTAAACATGCCACAAATATCTATTCAAGAGCGCCACGAAGGTGACTAATTCAAGGCCTGGAAGGGAAGGTCTAAAGAAACGATTGAGGCACCGAGAACTCCCGGAATGTTGCGTAGCCCAGTTCAGAGAACACTTGAGGTTGAGTAAGGTCTGCTGGACCTTAAGGGCAAGATTAAACAATCTTCAAGTATAAATACTTATTCtcagttttaattatttttatttttagcagtAAAACTCTTGGGCTAAACACTTTAGAACAAATGACTCCATTCAGTAAACAGAAACCGTCTGCGTTATTCTTAGTTTCAAATAAACAGTCTCTGCTCAAGACTGTATATTTTACGATAAACCATTAAATCTGTAAGCCCATGTTTGTCCCTTTTAAAGGGCATTGAACCAAATGTAATATCTAGTCTTAAAGTATTTTACCCCCGCGAATAAAACAATAAGATCTAATCAAGAACTCTACTCTCTAATTTGTGACAGTTCTTAGTTCCCTGATTCAAACTTCTTCACCAGGGATTCAAGAGCTCCAATTATTTGCCTAAAGTTCTCCAGCCACGTCTGCATCTTTGGCGTTTGGAGCCGATGTTTAGACCCCACCCCAACTAGTTTCAATTAGCCAGGCACTTTAATCAAACTcgcaaattgttttttattctcCACCGCCCCTCCTTTCCGTTCGGCCAAGATTGAGTTGTCCTGACCAACGGGTTCCTGGTTGAAAAAAGAGCTTCCAGCATCAGCTGCCATCGCATCTCCGTGGCGGCTGTCGTGTCGCCTAAGCCGCTTTTAAAgtcattttacatttaatacAGTTTTAATTGAGTGAGCAGGAGCATCGGGCTGCGGCCCCATCCATAAATCAAAATGCTTAACGAGAGATGATAACAATTTAAGTGACGATAGTCAGACGACGAAGATGACGCTGCGGCCATGGTTTGGTATGGTATGAAATGTTGCCCGTCGGCTCTACGTGTTCTCCTTAACAGGGTGATTACGATTTGGTTTCTGGTTTGCAAGCCACAGGGAAAAACACTTTGGAAACTCTATCGTCTCGCTGATCTATATCTTCAATGGTTTCAGGCTGATGGCTGTATTTCGGGCACTACTTAATGGATCTTGTGTTGGTTTTCTGTACCTACGTTTTGCTAGCTTTCCGATTTAAAGGTTTATTGGTTCtctaaataaaacaaagagtAAAGGCTTGTATTCTTCTTTTTGGGAGAAGATAATATTAGATaactattaaaatttattaaattatttctagTGTACTCCATAGCTCATCTGGCGAGAACCTGTCATTTTCTTTACGCTTATTGATTAGTTAGACGAGGCGTTACATCTTGGCTGGATGCtatcaaaatgttattaaaaaaatgttcaaacggAGCGGGAGGAGCTGGAGAACGTCTTGGCCATCATCGCATCATCATCACCAGATTCTAACTGTGCTGcagattttatgcaaattaatgGCATGCACTAATGGAGCCTGACTTGTGGAAAAGA
This window of the Drosophila biarmipes strain raj3 chromosome 3L, RU_DBia_V1.1, whole genome shotgun sequence genome carries:
- the LOC108035041 gene encoding serine/threonine-protein kinase mig-15 isoform X4, producing the protein MAHQQQQQLAPSVNCSLDDIDLTALKDPAGIFELIEVVGNGTYGQVYKGRHTKTGQLAAIKVMDVTEDEEEEIKLEINVLKKYSNHRNIATYYGAFIKKSPPGKDDQLWLVMEYCGAGSVTDLVKSTKGQSLKEEWIAYICREILRGLSYLHSNKVIHRDIKGQNVLLTDNAEVKLVDFGVSAQLDRTIGRRNTFIGTPYWMAPEVIACDENPDATYDNRSDLWSLGITALEMAESQPPLCDLHPMRALFLIPRNSPPRLKSKKWSKKFHGFIDTVLVKDYHQRPYTENLLKHAFIKDQPTDRQVRIQLKDHIDRCKKRKQEKEREDYRYSGSDNDDDEPQLAGEHSSIVQAPGGDTLRRNFQQIQEGRLAAEQQQQQHHLMAQAQAQAAAAHAAAQAQAQLQQQQQQAAAAAAAAHAAQQAQQAAQQQAQAQQPQANRQPKPPSRQQVEEPGPPARPPQRLIVVPDPPHANRPLPPTPKCGEPAGQTPQQQQRNSQNNFKPSLPPRRPEPQPQTAAGGQGSQQQQAQPEAPPRNNRQSSGLSSSGGSASGGGSSKPAAALPQQSNNHLGQPVNPLDPLDSSDSDSEPDEPNDRARNDGTLLASDPPKPLPEFSYRPGLGPVSEDANTTTPLSHGSGGPPNRPLPPTPDDDDQAGDRTLIMKRKLEQNINRLQKSASTSQANVTPSRRGEESSLLRDWDFDRFFPKNGSPGPRGSGRGSPTTTASLSRSSQLSTLKVETKLQRASVAEAITRPVPRGYQPLKAPEPSASQSIAKEQGSGSGSGSGSGSGSSNSTAHKRQDSDSRLPMNFVRGFRRENSDFFPLTKRHSAVLSGSGGSGTTTAAGSGSVAPSTQALQRSSAVYQRNSIYNSSISSKSKENALPGAAGASTATGKPGAAAAARTTTTTTTTATKGAAPKPSKSLANFNFLRPRREKTESVIVLQNAAVRAQRQQQLQQQQQQQNRGGGGGGGGGSSGVGADGTGLGTPGTRTSSVLPDLLSQASPATPPRHDKSSSEEYQAAISSSVHSTPSKSFIASSGSGGGGLGLGGGTVVGGVIISSNHSPQSTISLASSSSNSRQNSPKNSISKTRSSSSITNLLHKSASSSSANLHHLTPCSSTSSASISNPLPPHAYALQQKQRSFLTFGFGAGGSGPSRRESHVNVNVTPTSHEAANDTPEIRKYKKRFNSEILCAALWGVNLLIGTENGLMLLDRSGQGKVYQLISRRRFQQMEVLEGQNILVTISGKKNRVRVYYLSWLKSKILRTDGLSDQVERRNGWINVGDLQGAVHFKIVKYERIKFLVIALKDSIEIYAWAPKPYHKFMAFKNFGELEHRPLLVDLTIEDQSRLKVIYGSAEGFHAVDLDSAEVYDIYLPKHTQGAIIPHCIVALPNSNGMQLLLCYDNEGVYVNTVGRVSKNIVLQWGEMPTSVAYIGTGQIMGWGNKAIEIRSVESGHLDGVFMHKKAQRLKFLCERNDKVFFSSAKGASSCQIYFMTLNKPGMANW
- the LOC108035041 gene encoding serine/threonine-protein kinase mig-15 isoform X5, whose amino-acid sequence is MAHQQQQQLAPSVNCSLDDIDLTALKDPAGIFELIEVVGNGTYGQVYKGRHTKTGQLAAIKVMDVTEDEEEEIKLEINVLKKYSNHRNIATYYGAFIKKSPPGKDDQLWLVMEYCGAGSVTDLVKSTKGQSLKEEWIAYICREILRGLSYLHSNKVIHRDIKGQNVLLTDNAEVKLVDFGVSAQLDRTIGRRNTFIGTPYWMAPEVIACDENPDATYDNRSDLWSLGITALEMAESQPPLCDLHPMRALFLIPRNSPPRLKSKKWSKKFHGFIDTVLVKDYHQRPYTENLLKHAFIKDQPTDRQVRIQLKDHIDRCKKRKQEKEREDYRYSGSDNDDDEPQLAGEHSSIVQAPGGDTLRRNFQQIQEGRLAAEQQQQQHHLMAQAQAQAAAAHAAAQAQAQLQQQQQQAAAAAAAAHAAQQAQQAAQQQAQAQQPQANRQPKPPSRQQVEEPGPPARPPQRLIVVPDPPHANRPLPPTPKCGEPAGQTPQQQQRNSQNNFKPSLPPRRPEPQPQTAAGGQGSQQQQAQPEAPPRNNRQSSGLSSSGGSASGGGSSKPAAALPQQSNNHLGQPVNPLDPLDSSDSDSEPDEPNDRARNDGTLLASDPPKPLPGLGPVSEDANTTTPLSHGSGGPPNRPLPPTPDDDDQAGDRTLIMKRKLEQNINRLQKSASTSQANVTPSRRGEESSLLRDWDFDRFFPKNGSPGPRGSGRGSPTTTASLSRSSQLSTLKVETKLQRASVAEAITRPVPRGYQPLKAPEPSASQSIAKEQGSGSGSGSGSGSGSSNSTAHKRQDSDSRLPMNFVRGFRRENSDFFPLTKRHSAVLSGSGGSGTTTAAGSGSVAPSTQALQRSSAVYQRNSIYNSSISSKSKENALPGAAGASTATGKPGAAAAARTTTTTTTTATKGAAPKPSKSLANFNFLRPRREKTESVIVLQNAAVRAQRQQQLQQQQQQQNRGGGGGGGGGSSGVGADGTGLGTPGTRTSSVLPDLLSQASPATPPRHDKSSSEEYQAAISSSVHSTPSKSFIASSGSGGGGLGLGGGTVVGGVIISSNHSPQSTISLASSSSNSRQNSPKNSISKTRSSSSITNLLHKSASSSSANLHHLTPCSSTSSASISNPLPPHAYALQQKQRSFLTFGFGAGGSGPSRRESHVNVNVTPTSHEAANDTPEIRKYKKRFNSEILCAALWGVNLLIGTENGLMLLDRSGQGKVYQLISRRRFQQMEVLEGQNILVTISGKKNRVRVYYLSWLKSKILRTDGLSDQVERRNGWINVGDLQGAVHFKIVKYERIKFLVIALKDSIEIYAWAPKPYHKFMAFKNFGELEHRPLLVDLTIEDQSRLKVIYGSAEGFHAVDLDSAEVYDIYLPKHTQGAIIPHCIVALPNSNGMQLLLCYDNEGVYVNTVGRVSKNIVLQWGEMPTSVAYIGTGQIMGWGNKAIEIRSVESGHLDGVFMHKKAQRLKFLCERNDKVFFSSAKGASSCQIYFMTLNKPGMANW
- the LOC108035041 gene encoding mitogen-activated protein kinase kinase kinase kinase 4 isoform X9, with translation MAHQQQQQLAPSVNCSLDDIDLTALKDPAGIFELIEVVGNGTYGQVYKGRHTKTGQLAAIKVMDVTEDEEEEIKLEINVLKKYSNHRNIATYYGAFIKKSPPGKDDQLWLVMEYCGAGSVTDLVKSTKGQSLKEEWIAYICREILRGLSYLHSNKVIHRDIKGQNVLLTDNAEVKLVDFGVSAQLDRTIGRRNTFIGTPYWMAPEVIACDENPDATYDNRSDLWSLGITALEMAESQPPLCDLHPMRALFLIPRNSPPRLKSKKWSKKFHGFIDTVLVKDYHQRPYTENLLKHAFIKDQPTDRQVRIQLKDHIDRCKKRKQEKEREDYRYSGSDNDDDEPQLAGEHSSIVQAPGGDTLRRNFQQIQEGRLAAEQQQQQHHLMAQAQAQAAAAHAAAQAQAQLQQQQQQAAAAAAAAHAAQQAQQAAQQQAQAQQPQANRQPKPPSRQQVEEPGPPARPPQRLIVVPDPPHANRPLPPTPKCGEPAGQTPQQQQRNSQNNFKPSLPPRRPEDHLDVLAAQLSELGVVFSQQPQPQTAAGGQGSQQQQAQPEAPPRNNRQSSGLSSSGGSASGGGSSKPAAALPQQSNNHLGQPVNPLDPLDSSDSDSEPDEPNDRARNDGTLLASDPPKPLPGLGPVSEDANTTTPLSHGSGGPPNRPLPPTPDDDDQAGDRTLIMKRKLEQNINRLQKSASTSQANVTPSRRGEESSLLRDWDFDRFFPKNGSPGPRGSGRGSPTTTASLSRSSQLSTLKVETKLQRASVAEAITRPVPRGYQPLKAPEPSASQSIAKEQGSGSGSGSGSGSGSSNSTAHKRQDSDSRLPMNFVRGFRRENSDFFPLTKRHSAVLSGSGGSGTTTAAGSGSVAPSTQALQRSSAVYQRNSIYNSSISSKSKENALPGAAGASTATGKPGAAAAARTTTTTTTTATKGAAPKPSKSLANFNFLRPRREKTESVIVLQNAAVRAQRQQQLQQQQQQQNRGGGGGGGGGSSGVGADGTGLGTPGTRTSSVLPDLLSQASPATPPRHDKSSSEEKQRSFLTFGFGAGGSGPSRRESHVNVNVTPTSHEAANDTPEIRKYKKRFNSEILCAALWGVNLLIGTENGLMLLDRSGQGKVYQLISRRRFQQMEVLEGQNILVTISGKKNRVRVYYLSWLKSKILRTDGLSDQVERRNGWINVGDLQGAVHFKIVKYERIKFLVIALKDSIEIYAWAPKPYHKFMAFKNFGELEHRPLLVDLTIEDQSRLKVIYGSAEGFHAVDLDSAEVYDIYLPKHTQGAIIPHCIVALPNSNGMQLLLCYDNEGVYVNTVGRVSKNIVLQWGEMPTSVAYIGTGQIMGWGNKAIEIRSVESGHLDGVFMHKKAQRLKFLCERNDKVFFSSAKGASSCQIYFMTLNKPGMANW
- the LOC108035041 gene encoding serine/threonine-protein kinase mig-15 isoform X3, producing the protein MAHQQQQQLAPSVNCSLDDIDLTALKDPAGIFELIEVVGNGTYGQVYKGRHTKTGQLAAIKVMDVTEDEEEEIKLEINVLKKYSNHRNIATYYGAFIKKSPPGKDDQLWLVMEYCGAGSVTDLVKSTKGQSLKEEWIAYICREILRGLSYLHSNKVIHRDIKGQNVLLTDNAEVKLVDFGVSAQLDRTIGRRNTFIGTPYWMAPEVIACDENPDATYDNRSDLWSLGITALEMAESQPPLCDLHPMRALFLIPRNSPPRLKSKKWSKKFHGFIDTVLVKDYHQRPYTENLLKHAFIKDQPTDRQVRIQLKDHIDRCKKRKQEKEREDYRYSGSDNDDDEPQLAGEHSSIVQAPGGDTLRRNFQQIQEGRLAAEQQQQQHHLMAQAQAQAAAAHAAAQAQAQLQQQQQQAAAAAAAAHAAQQAQQAAQQQAQAQQPQANRQPKPPSRQQVEEPGPPARPPQRLIVVPDPPHANRPLPPTPKCGEPAGQTPQQQQRNSQNNFKPSLPPRRPEDHLDVLAAQLSELGVVFSQQPQPQTAAGGQGSQQQQAQPEAPPRNNRQSSGLSSSGGSASGGGSSKPAAALPQQSNNHLGQPVNPLDPLDSSDSDSEPDEPNDRARNDGTLLASDPPKPLPGLGPVSEDANTTTPLSHGSGGPPNRPLPPTPDDDDQAGDRTLIMKRKLEQNINRLQKSASTSQANVTPSRRGEESSLLRDWDFDRFFPKNGSPGPRGSGRGSPTTTASLSRSSQLSTLKVETKLQRASVAEAITRPVPRGYQPLKAPEPSASQSIAKEQGSGSGSGSGSGSGSSNSTAHKRQDSDSRLPMNFVRGFRRENSDFFPLTKRHSAVLSGSGGSGTTTAAGSGSVAPSTQALQRSSAVYQRNSIYNSSISSKSKENALPGAAGASTATGKPGAAAAARTTTTTTTTATKGAAPKPSKSLANFNFLRPRREKTESVIVLQNAAVRAQRQQQLQQQQQQQNRGGGGGGGGGSSGVGADGTGLGTPGTRTSSVLPDLLSQASPATPPRHDKSSSEEYQAAISSSVHSTPSKSFIASSGSGGGGLGLGGGTVVGGVIISSNHSPQSTISLASSSSNSRQNSPKNSISKTRSSSSITNLLHKSASSSSANLHHLTPCSSTSSASISNPLPPHAYALQQKQRSFLTFGFGAGGSGPSRRESHVNVNVTPTSHEAANDTPEIRKYKKRFNSEILCAALWGVNLLIGTENGLMLLDRSGQGKVYQLISRRRFQQMEVLEGQNILVTISGKKNRVRVYYLSWLKSKILRTDGLSDQVERRNGWINVGDLQGAVHFKIVKYERIKFLVIALKDSIEIYAWAPKPYHKFMAFKNFGELEHRPLLVDLTIEDQSRLKVIYGSAEGFHAVDLDSAEVYDIYLPKHTQGAIIPHCIVALPNSNGMQLLLCYDNEGVYVNTVGRVSKNIVLQWGEMPTSVAYIGTGQIMGWGNKAIEIRSVESGHLDGVFMHKKAQRLKFLCERNDKVFFSSAKGASSCQIYFMTLNKPGMANW